A single window of Onychomys torridus chromosome 8, mOncTor1.1, whole genome shotgun sequence DNA harbors:
- the Nfe2l1 gene encoding endoplasmic reticulum membrane sensor NFE2L1 isoform X1, which produces MLSLKKYLTEGLLQFTILLSLIGVRVDVDTYLTSQLPPLREIILGPSSAYTQTQFHNLRNTLDGYGIHPKSIDLDNYFTARRLLSQVRALDRFQVPTTEVNAWLVHRDPEGSVSGSQPNSGLALESSSGLQDVTGPDNGVRESETEQGFSEDLEDLGAVAPPVGGDLTKEDIDLIDILWRQDIDLGAGREVFDYSHRQKEQDVDKELQDGGEREDTWAGEGAEALARDLLVDGETGESFPAQVPGGEDQTALSLEKCLRLLEVTFGENAEFPADVPSIAEAVPSESESSTLQNSLLSPLLTGTESPFDLEQQWQDLMSIMEMQAMEVNTSASEILYSAPPGDPLSTNYSLAPNTPINQNVSLHQASLGGCSQDFSLFSPEVESLPVASSSTLLPLVPSNSTSLNSTFGSTNLAGLFFPSQLNGTANDTSGPELPDPLGGLLDEAMLDEISLMDLAIEEGFNPVQASQLEEEFDSDSGLSLDSSHSPSSLSSSEGSSSSSSSSSSSSSASSSASSSFSEEGAVGYSSDSETLDLEEAEGAVGYQPEYSKFCRMSYQDPSQLSCLPYLEHVGHNHTYNMAPSALDSADLPPPSTLKKGSKEKQADFLDKQMSRDEHRARAMKIPFTNDKIINLPVEEFNELLSKYQLSEAQLSLIRDIRRRGKNKMAAQNCRKRKLDTILNLERDVEDLQRDKARLLREKVEFLRSLRQMKQKVQSLYQEVFGRLRDENGRPYSPSQYALQYAGDGSVLLIPRTMADQQARRQERKPKDRRK; this is translated from the exons ATGCTTTCTCTGAAGAAATACTTAACGGAAGGACTTCTCCAGTTCACCATTTTGCTGAGTCTGATTGGGGTTCGGGTGGACGTGGATACTTACCTGACCTCACAGCTCCCCCCACTCCGGGAGATCATCCTGGGGCCCAGCTCTGCCTATACTCAGACCCAGTTCCACAACCTGAGGAATACCTTGGATGGCTATGGGATCCACCCCAAGAGCATAGACCTGGACAATTACTTCACTGCCCGGCGACTCCTCAGTCAGGTGAGGGCCCTGGATAGGTTCCAGGTgcctaccactgaggtaaatgcTTGGTTGGTTCACCGGGACCCAGAGGGGTCTGTCTCTGGCAGCCAGCCCAACTCAGGCCTCGCCCTCGAGAGTTCCAGTGGCCTTCAAGACGTGACAGGCCCAGACAACGGGGTGAGAGAAAGTGAAACGGAGCAGGGATTCAGTGAAGATTTGGAAGATTTGGGGGCTGTGGCCCCTCCTGTCGGTGGAGACTTAACTAAAGAG GATATAGATCTGATTGACATCCTTTGGCGACAGGATATTGATCTGGGGGCTGGGCGTGAGGTTTTTGACTACAGTCATCGCCAGAAGGAGCAGGATGTGGATAAGGAACTACAAGATGGAGGAGAACGAGAGGACACCTGGGCAGGCGAGGGCGCGGAAGCTCTGGCTCGAGACCTGCTAGTAGATGGAGAGACTGGGGAGAGCTTCCCTGCACAG GTGCCTGGTGGGGAGGATCAGACAGCCCTGTCCTTGGAAAAGTGTCTTAGGCTGCTGGAGGTCACCTTTGGAGAGAATGCTGAG TTCCCAGCAGACGTTCCCAGCATCGCAGAAGCAGTGCCTAGTGAGAGTGAGTCCTCCACCCTTCAGAACAGCCTTCTATCTCCTCTTCTGACGGGTACAGAGTCGCCATTTGATTTGGAACAGCAGTGGCAAGATCTCATGTCCATCATGGAAATGCAG gctaTGGAAGTGAACACATCAGCAAGTGAAATTCTGTACAGTGCCCCTCCTGGAGACCCTCTTAGCACCAACTACAGCCTTGCGCCCAACACTCCTATCAATCAGAATGTCAGCCTGCATCAGGCCTCCCTGGGTGGCTGCAGCCAGGACTTCTCCCTCTTCAGCCCTGAGGTGGAGAGCCTACCTGTGGCCAGCAGCTCCACACTGCTTCCACTCGTCCCCAGCAACTCGACCAGCCTCAACTCCACCTTTGGCTCTACCAACCTAGCAGGGCTTTTCTTCCCATCTCAGCTCAATGGCACAGCCAATGACACATCAGGCCCTGAGCTGCCTGACCCCCTGGGGGGCCTGTTAGATGAAGCGATgctggatgaaatcagcctgatGGACCTGGCCATTGAGGAGGGCTTCAACCCGGTGCAGGCCTCCCAGCTTGAGGAGGAGTTTGACTCTGACTCAGGCCTCTCCTTGGACTCCAGCCATAGCCCTTCCTCCCTGAGCAGCTCTGAAGgcagctcttcctcctcttcctcctcctcctcctcctcctctgcctcctcctctgcctcttcgtCCTTTTCTGAGGAAGGTGCTGTCGGTTACAGCTCTGACTCTGAGACGCTAGATctagaggaggctgagggtgcaGTGGGTTACCAGCCGGAATACTCCAAGTTCTGCCGCATGAGCTACCAGGATCCTTCTCAGCTCTCTTGCCTTCCCTACTTAGAGCATGTGGGCCACAATCACACCTACAATATGGCACCCAGTGCCCTTGACTCTGCTGatctaccaccacccagcaccctCAAGAAAGGTAGCAAAGAAAAGCAAGCTGACTTCCTGGACAAGCAGATGAGCCGGGATGAGCACAGAGCCCGAGCCATGAAGATCCCATTCACCAATGACAAAATCATCAACCTACCCGTAGAGGAATTCAATGAGCTGCTGTCCAAATACCAGCTGAGCGAGGCCCAGCTGAGCCTCATCCGGGACATCCGGCGCCGGGGCAAGAACAAGATGGCCGCACAGAACTGCCGCAAGCGCAAGCTGGACACCATCCTGAACCTAGAACGTGATGTGGAGGACTTGCAGCGAGACAAGGCCCGGTTGCTCCGAGAAAAGGTGGAGTTCCTGCGGTCACTGCGACAGATGAAGCAGAAGGTCCAGAGCCTATACCAGGAGGTGTTTGGGCGGCTGCGGGATGAGAACGGGAGGCCCTACTCACCCAGTCAGTATGCGCTTCAGTATGCTGGGGATGGCAGTGTCCTCCTCATCCCTCGCACGATGGCTGACCAGCAGGCCCGGCGACAGGAGAGAAAGCCAAAGGACCGGAGGAAGTGA
- the Nfe2l1 gene encoding endoplasmic reticulum membrane sensor NFE2L1 isoform X4 produces the protein MTRLDRSSHSGGGHAKDRPLNSWLAGHRVAQPPSAPGSRASVQDIDLIDILWRQDIDLGAGREVFDYSHRQKEQDVDKELQDGGEREDTWAGEGAEALARDLLVDGETGESFPAQVPGGEDQTALSLEKCLRLLEVTFGENAEFPADVPSIAEAVPSESESSTLQNSLLSPLLTGTESPFDLEQQWQDLMSIMEMQAMEVNTSASEILYSAPPGDPLSTNYSLAPNTPINQNVSLHQASLGGCSQDFSLFSPEVESLPVASSSTLLPLVPSNSTSLNSTFGSTNLAGLFFPSQLNGTANDTSGPELPDPLGGLLDEAMLDEISLMDLAIEEGFNPVQASQLEEEFDSDSGLSLDSSHSPSSLSSSEGSSSSSSSSSSSSSASSSASSSFSEEGAVGYSSDSETLDLEEAEGAVGYQPEYSKFCRMSYQDPSQLSCLPYLEHVGHNHTYNMAPSALDSADLPPPSTLKKGSKEKQADFLDKQMSRDEHRARAMKIPFTNDKIINLPVEEFNELLSKYQLSEAQLSLIRDIRRRGKNKMAAQNCRKRKLDTILNLERDVEDLQRDKARLLREKVEFLRSLRQMKQKVQSLYQEVFGRLRDENGRPYSPSQYALQYAGDGSVLLIPRTMADQQARRQERKPKDRRK, from the exons ATGACCCGCCTGGACCGCAGCTCTCACAGTGGTGGGGGCCATGCCAAAGACAGGCCACTTAACTCTTGGCTGGCTGGTCACCGGGTGGCCCAGCCCCCCTCTGCTCCTGGGTCCAGGGCTTCTGTTCAG GATATAGATCTGATTGACATCCTTTGGCGACAGGATATTGATCTGGGGGCTGGGCGTGAGGTTTTTGACTACAGTCATCGCCAGAAGGAGCAGGATGTGGATAAGGAACTACAAGATGGAGGAGAACGAGAGGACACCTGGGCAGGCGAGGGCGCGGAAGCTCTGGCTCGAGACCTGCTAGTAGATGGAGAGACTGGGGAGAGCTTCCCTGCACAG GTGCCTGGTGGGGAGGATCAGACAGCCCTGTCCTTGGAAAAGTGTCTTAGGCTGCTGGAGGTCACCTTTGGAGAGAATGCTGAG TTCCCAGCAGACGTTCCCAGCATCGCAGAAGCAGTGCCTAGTGAGAGTGAGTCCTCCACCCTTCAGAACAGCCTTCTATCTCCTCTTCTGACGGGTACAGAGTCGCCATTTGATTTGGAACAGCAGTGGCAAGATCTCATGTCCATCATGGAAATGCAG gctaTGGAAGTGAACACATCAGCAAGTGAAATTCTGTACAGTGCCCCTCCTGGAGACCCTCTTAGCACCAACTACAGCCTTGCGCCCAACACTCCTATCAATCAGAATGTCAGCCTGCATCAGGCCTCCCTGGGTGGCTGCAGCCAGGACTTCTCCCTCTTCAGCCCTGAGGTGGAGAGCCTACCTGTGGCCAGCAGCTCCACACTGCTTCCACTCGTCCCCAGCAACTCGACCAGCCTCAACTCCACCTTTGGCTCTACCAACCTAGCAGGGCTTTTCTTCCCATCTCAGCTCAATGGCACAGCCAATGACACATCAGGCCCTGAGCTGCCTGACCCCCTGGGGGGCCTGTTAGATGAAGCGATgctggatgaaatcagcctgatGGACCTGGCCATTGAGGAGGGCTTCAACCCGGTGCAGGCCTCCCAGCTTGAGGAGGAGTTTGACTCTGACTCAGGCCTCTCCTTGGACTCCAGCCATAGCCCTTCCTCCCTGAGCAGCTCTGAAGgcagctcttcctcctcttcctcctcctcctcctcctcctctgcctcctcctctgcctcttcgtCCTTTTCTGAGGAAGGTGCTGTCGGTTACAGCTCTGACTCTGAGACGCTAGATctagaggaggctgagggtgcaGTGGGTTACCAGCCGGAATACTCCAAGTTCTGCCGCATGAGCTACCAGGATCCTTCTCAGCTCTCTTGCCTTCCCTACTTAGAGCATGTGGGCCACAATCACACCTACAATATGGCACCCAGTGCCCTTGACTCTGCTGatctaccaccacccagcaccctCAAGAAAGGTAGCAAAGAAAAGCAAGCTGACTTCCTGGACAAGCAGATGAGCCGGGATGAGCACAGAGCCCGAGCCATGAAGATCCCATTCACCAATGACAAAATCATCAACCTACCCGTAGAGGAATTCAATGAGCTGCTGTCCAAATACCAGCTGAGCGAGGCCCAGCTGAGCCTCATCCGGGACATCCGGCGCCGGGGCAAGAACAAGATGGCCGCACAGAACTGCCGCAAGCGCAAGCTGGACACCATCCTGAACCTAGAACGTGATGTGGAGGACTTGCAGCGAGACAAGGCCCGGTTGCTCCGAGAAAAGGTGGAGTTCCTGCGGTCACTGCGACAGATGAAGCAGAAGGTCCAGAGCCTATACCAGGAGGTGTTTGGGCGGCTGCGGGATGAGAACGGGAGGCCCTACTCACCCAGTCAGTATGCGCTTCAGTATGCTGGGGATGGCAGTGTCCTCCTCATCCCTCGCACGATGGCTGACCAGCAGGCCCGGCGACAGGAGAGAAAGCCAAAGGACCGGAGGAAGTGA
- the Nfe2l1 gene encoding endoplasmic reticulum membrane sensor NFE2L1 isoform X2 → MLSLKKYLTEGLLQFTILLSLIGVRVDVDTYLTSQLPPLREIILGPSSAYTQTQFHNLRNTLDGYGIHPKSIDLDNYFTARRLLSQVRALDRFQVPTTEVNAWLVHRDPEGSVSGSQPNSGLALESSSGLQDVTGPDNGVRESETEQGFSEDLEDLGAVAPPVGGDLTKEDIDLIDILWRQDIDLGAGREVFDYSHRQKEQDVDKELQDGGEREDTWAGEGAEALARDLLVDGETGESFPAQFPADVPSIAEAVPSESESSTLQNSLLSPLLTGTESPFDLEQQWQDLMSIMEMQAMEVNTSASEILYSAPPGDPLSTNYSLAPNTPINQNVSLHQASLGGCSQDFSLFSPEVESLPVASSSTLLPLVPSNSTSLNSTFGSTNLAGLFFPSQLNGTANDTSGPELPDPLGGLLDEAMLDEISLMDLAIEEGFNPVQASQLEEEFDSDSGLSLDSSHSPSSLSSSEGSSSSSSSSSSSSSASSSASSSFSEEGAVGYSSDSETLDLEEAEGAVGYQPEYSKFCRMSYQDPSQLSCLPYLEHVGHNHTYNMAPSALDSADLPPPSTLKKGSKEKQADFLDKQMSRDEHRARAMKIPFTNDKIINLPVEEFNELLSKYQLSEAQLSLIRDIRRRGKNKMAAQNCRKRKLDTILNLERDVEDLQRDKARLLREKVEFLRSLRQMKQKVQSLYQEVFGRLRDENGRPYSPSQYALQYAGDGSVLLIPRTMADQQARRQERKPKDRRK, encoded by the exons ATGCTTTCTCTGAAGAAATACTTAACGGAAGGACTTCTCCAGTTCACCATTTTGCTGAGTCTGATTGGGGTTCGGGTGGACGTGGATACTTACCTGACCTCACAGCTCCCCCCACTCCGGGAGATCATCCTGGGGCCCAGCTCTGCCTATACTCAGACCCAGTTCCACAACCTGAGGAATACCTTGGATGGCTATGGGATCCACCCCAAGAGCATAGACCTGGACAATTACTTCACTGCCCGGCGACTCCTCAGTCAGGTGAGGGCCCTGGATAGGTTCCAGGTgcctaccactgaggtaaatgcTTGGTTGGTTCACCGGGACCCAGAGGGGTCTGTCTCTGGCAGCCAGCCCAACTCAGGCCTCGCCCTCGAGAGTTCCAGTGGCCTTCAAGACGTGACAGGCCCAGACAACGGGGTGAGAGAAAGTGAAACGGAGCAGGGATTCAGTGAAGATTTGGAAGATTTGGGGGCTGTGGCCCCTCCTGTCGGTGGAGACTTAACTAAAGAG GATATAGATCTGATTGACATCCTTTGGCGACAGGATATTGATCTGGGGGCTGGGCGTGAGGTTTTTGACTACAGTCATCGCCAGAAGGAGCAGGATGTGGATAAGGAACTACAAGATGGAGGAGAACGAGAGGACACCTGGGCAGGCGAGGGCGCGGAAGCTCTGGCTCGAGACCTGCTAGTAGATGGAGAGACTGGGGAGAGCTTCCCTGCACAG TTCCCAGCAGACGTTCCCAGCATCGCAGAAGCAGTGCCTAGTGAGAGTGAGTCCTCCACCCTTCAGAACAGCCTTCTATCTCCTCTTCTGACGGGTACAGAGTCGCCATTTGATTTGGAACAGCAGTGGCAAGATCTCATGTCCATCATGGAAATGCAG gctaTGGAAGTGAACACATCAGCAAGTGAAATTCTGTACAGTGCCCCTCCTGGAGACCCTCTTAGCACCAACTACAGCCTTGCGCCCAACACTCCTATCAATCAGAATGTCAGCCTGCATCAGGCCTCCCTGGGTGGCTGCAGCCAGGACTTCTCCCTCTTCAGCCCTGAGGTGGAGAGCCTACCTGTGGCCAGCAGCTCCACACTGCTTCCACTCGTCCCCAGCAACTCGACCAGCCTCAACTCCACCTTTGGCTCTACCAACCTAGCAGGGCTTTTCTTCCCATCTCAGCTCAATGGCACAGCCAATGACACATCAGGCCCTGAGCTGCCTGACCCCCTGGGGGGCCTGTTAGATGAAGCGATgctggatgaaatcagcctgatGGACCTGGCCATTGAGGAGGGCTTCAACCCGGTGCAGGCCTCCCAGCTTGAGGAGGAGTTTGACTCTGACTCAGGCCTCTCCTTGGACTCCAGCCATAGCCCTTCCTCCCTGAGCAGCTCTGAAGgcagctcttcctcctcttcctcctcctcctcctcctcctctgcctcctcctctgcctcttcgtCCTTTTCTGAGGAAGGTGCTGTCGGTTACAGCTCTGACTCTGAGACGCTAGATctagaggaggctgagggtgcaGTGGGTTACCAGCCGGAATACTCCAAGTTCTGCCGCATGAGCTACCAGGATCCTTCTCAGCTCTCTTGCCTTCCCTACTTAGAGCATGTGGGCCACAATCACACCTACAATATGGCACCCAGTGCCCTTGACTCTGCTGatctaccaccacccagcaccctCAAGAAAGGTAGCAAAGAAAAGCAAGCTGACTTCCTGGACAAGCAGATGAGCCGGGATGAGCACAGAGCCCGAGCCATGAAGATCCCATTCACCAATGACAAAATCATCAACCTACCCGTAGAGGAATTCAATGAGCTGCTGTCCAAATACCAGCTGAGCGAGGCCCAGCTGAGCCTCATCCGGGACATCCGGCGCCGGGGCAAGAACAAGATGGCCGCACAGAACTGCCGCAAGCGCAAGCTGGACACCATCCTGAACCTAGAACGTGATGTGGAGGACTTGCAGCGAGACAAGGCCCGGTTGCTCCGAGAAAAGGTGGAGTTCCTGCGGTCACTGCGACAGATGAAGCAGAAGGTCCAGAGCCTATACCAGGAGGTGTTTGGGCGGCTGCGGGATGAGAACGGGAGGCCCTACTCACCCAGTCAGTATGCGCTTCAGTATGCTGGGGATGGCAGTGTCCTCCTCATCCCTCGCACGATGGCTGACCAGCAGGCCCGGCGACAGGAGAGAAAGCCAAAGGACCGGAGGAAGTGA
- the Nfe2l1 gene encoding endoplasmic reticulum membrane sensor NFE2L1 isoform X3: MLSLKKYLTEGLLQFTILLSLIGVRVDVDTYLTSQLPPLREIILGPSSAYTQTQFHNLRNTLDGYGIHPKSIDLDNYFTARRLLSQVRALDRFQVPTTEVNAWLVHRDPEGSVSGSQPNSGLALESSSGLQDVTGPDNGVRESETEQGFSEDLEDLGAVAPPVGGDLTKEFPADVPSIAEAVPSESESSTLQNSLLSPLLTGTESPFDLEQQWQDLMSIMEMQAMEVNTSASEILYSAPPGDPLSTNYSLAPNTPINQNVSLHQASLGGCSQDFSLFSPEVESLPVASSSTLLPLVPSNSTSLNSTFGSTNLAGLFFPSQLNGTANDTSGPELPDPLGGLLDEAMLDEISLMDLAIEEGFNPVQASQLEEEFDSDSGLSLDSSHSPSSLSSSEGSSSSSSSSSSSSSASSSASSSFSEEGAVGYSSDSETLDLEEAEGAVGYQPEYSKFCRMSYQDPSQLSCLPYLEHVGHNHTYNMAPSALDSADLPPPSTLKKGSKEKQADFLDKQMSRDEHRARAMKIPFTNDKIINLPVEEFNELLSKYQLSEAQLSLIRDIRRRGKNKMAAQNCRKRKLDTILNLERDVEDLQRDKARLLREKVEFLRSLRQMKQKVQSLYQEVFGRLRDENGRPYSPSQYALQYAGDGSVLLIPRTMADQQARRQERKPKDRRK; this comes from the exons ATGCTTTCTCTGAAGAAATACTTAACGGAAGGACTTCTCCAGTTCACCATTTTGCTGAGTCTGATTGGGGTTCGGGTGGACGTGGATACTTACCTGACCTCACAGCTCCCCCCACTCCGGGAGATCATCCTGGGGCCCAGCTCTGCCTATACTCAGACCCAGTTCCACAACCTGAGGAATACCTTGGATGGCTATGGGATCCACCCCAAGAGCATAGACCTGGACAATTACTTCACTGCCCGGCGACTCCTCAGTCAGGTGAGGGCCCTGGATAGGTTCCAGGTgcctaccactgaggtaaatgcTTGGTTGGTTCACCGGGACCCAGAGGGGTCTGTCTCTGGCAGCCAGCCCAACTCAGGCCTCGCCCTCGAGAGTTCCAGTGGCCTTCAAGACGTGACAGGCCCAGACAACGGGGTGAGAGAAAGTGAAACGGAGCAGGGATTCAGTGAAGATTTGGAAGATTTGGGGGCTGTGGCCCCTCCTGTCGGTGGAGACTTAACTAAAGAG TTCCCAGCAGACGTTCCCAGCATCGCAGAAGCAGTGCCTAGTGAGAGTGAGTCCTCCACCCTTCAGAACAGCCTTCTATCTCCTCTTCTGACGGGTACAGAGTCGCCATTTGATTTGGAACAGCAGTGGCAAGATCTCATGTCCATCATGGAAATGCAG gctaTGGAAGTGAACACATCAGCAAGTGAAATTCTGTACAGTGCCCCTCCTGGAGACCCTCTTAGCACCAACTACAGCCTTGCGCCCAACACTCCTATCAATCAGAATGTCAGCCTGCATCAGGCCTCCCTGGGTGGCTGCAGCCAGGACTTCTCCCTCTTCAGCCCTGAGGTGGAGAGCCTACCTGTGGCCAGCAGCTCCACACTGCTTCCACTCGTCCCCAGCAACTCGACCAGCCTCAACTCCACCTTTGGCTCTACCAACCTAGCAGGGCTTTTCTTCCCATCTCAGCTCAATGGCACAGCCAATGACACATCAGGCCCTGAGCTGCCTGACCCCCTGGGGGGCCTGTTAGATGAAGCGATgctggatgaaatcagcctgatGGACCTGGCCATTGAGGAGGGCTTCAACCCGGTGCAGGCCTCCCAGCTTGAGGAGGAGTTTGACTCTGACTCAGGCCTCTCCTTGGACTCCAGCCATAGCCCTTCCTCCCTGAGCAGCTCTGAAGgcagctcttcctcctcttcctcctcctcctcctcctcctctgcctcctcctctgcctcttcgtCCTTTTCTGAGGAAGGTGCTGTCGGTTACAGCTCTGACTCTGAGACGCTAGATctagaggaggctgagggtgcaGTGGGTTACCAGCCGGAATACTCCAAGTTCTGCCGCATGAGCTACCAGGATCCTTCTCAGCTCTCTTGCCTTCCCTACTTAGAGCATGTGGGCCACAATCACACCTACAATATGGCACCCAGTGCCCTTGACTCTGCTGatctaccaccacccagcaccctCAAGAAAGGTAGCAAAGAAAAGCAAGCTGACTTCCTGGACAAGCAGATGAGCCGGGATGAGCACAGAGCCCGAGCCATGAAGATCCCATTCACCAATGACAAAATCATCAACCTACCCGTAGAGGAATTCAATGAGCTGCTGTCCAAATACCAGCTGAGCGAGGCCCAGCTGAGCCTCATCCGGGACATCCGGCGCCGGGGCAAGAACAAGATGGCCGCACAGAACTGCCGCAAGCGCAAGCTGGACACCATCCTGAACCTAGAACGTGATGTGGAGGACTTGCAGCGAGACAAGGCCCGGTTGCTCCGAGAAAAGGTGGAGTTCCTGCGGTCACTGCGACAGATGAAGCAGAAGGTCCAGAGCCTATACCAGGAGGTGTTTGGGCGGCTGCGGGATGAGAACGGGAGGCCCTACTCACCCAGTCAGTATGCGCTTCAGTATGCTGGGGATGGCAGTGTCCTCCTCATCCCTCGCACGATGGCTGACCAGCAGGCCCGGCGACAGGAGAGAAAGCCAAAGGACCGGAGGAAGTGA
- the Nfe2l1 gene encoding endoplasmic reticulum membrane sensor NFE2L1 isoform X5, which translates to MTRLDRSSHSGGGHAKDRPLNSWLAGHRVAQPPSAPGSRASVQDIDLIDILWRQDIDLGAGREVFDYSHRQKEQDVDKELQDGGEREDTWAGEGAEALARDLLVDGETGESFPAQFPADVPSIAEAVPSESESSTLQNSLLSPLLTGTESPFDLEQQWQDLMSIMEMQAMEVNTSASEILYSAPPGDPLSTNYSLAPNTPINQNVSLHQASLGGCSQDFSLFSPEVESLPVASSSTLLPLVPSNSTSLNSTFGSTNLAGLFFPSQLNGTANDTSGPELPDPLGGLLDEAMLDEISLMDLAIEEGFNPVQASQLEEEFDSDSGLSLDSSHSPSSLSSSEGSSSSSSSSSSSSSASSSASSSFSEEGAVGYSSDSETLDLEEAEGAVGYQPEYSKFCRMSYQDPSQLSCLPYLEHVGHNHTYNMAPSALDSADLPPPSTLKKGSKEKQADFLDKQMSRDEHRARAMKIPFTNDKIINLPVEEFNELLSKYQLSEAQLSLIRDIRRRGKNKMAAQNCRKRKLDTILNLERDVEDLQRDKARLLREKVEFLRSLRQMKQKVQSLYQEVFGRLRDENGRPYSPSQYALQYAGDGSVLLIPRTMADQQARRQERKPKDRRK; encoded by the exons ATGACCCGCCTGGACCGCAGCTCTCACAGTGGTGGGGGCCATGCCAAAGACAGGCCACTTAACTCTTGGCTGGCTGGTCACCGGGTGGCCCAGCCCCCCTCTGCTCCTGGGTCCAGGGCTTCTGTTCAG GATATAGATCTGATTGACATCCTTTGGCGACAGGATATTGATCTGGGGGCTGGGCGTGAGGTTTTTGACTACAGTCATCGCCAGAAGGAGCAGGATGTGGATAAGGAACTACAAGATGGAGGAGAACGAGAGGACACCTGGGCAGGCGAGGGCGCGGAAGCTCTGGCTCGAGACCTGCTAGTAGATGGAGAGACTGGGGAGAGCTTCCCTGCACAG TTCCCAGCAGACGTTCCCAGCATCGCAGAAGCAGTGCCTAGTGAGAGTGAGTCCTCCACCCTTCAGAACAGCCTTCTATCTCCTCTTCTGACGGGTACAGAGTCGCCATTTGATTTGGAACAGCAGTGGCAAGATCTCATGTCCATCATGGAAATGCAG gctaTGGAAGTGAACACATCAGCAAGTGAAATTCTGTACAGTGCCCCTCCTGGAGACCCTCTTAGCACCAACTACAGCCTTGCGCCCAACACTCCTATCAATCAGAATGTCAGCCTGCATCAGGCCTCCCTGGGTGGCTGCAGCCAGGACTTCTCCCTCTTCAGCCCTGAGGTGGAGAGCCTACCTGTGGCCAGCAGCTCCACACTGCTTCCACTCGTCCCCAGCAACTCGACCAGCCTCAACTCCACCTTTGGCTCTACCAACCTAGCAGGGCTTTTCTTCCCATCTCAGCTCAATGGCACAGCCAATGACACATCAGGCCCTGAGCTGCCTGACCCCCTGGGGGGCCTGTTAGATGAAGCGATgctggatgaaatcagcctgatGGACCTGGCCATTGAGGAGGGCTTCAACCCGGTGCAGGCCTCCCAGCTTGAGGAGGAGTTTGACTCTGACTCAGGCCTCTCCTTGGACTCCAGCCATAGCCCTTCCTCCCTGAGCAGCTCTGAAGgcagctcttcctcctcttcctcctcctcctcctcctcctctgcctcctcctctgcctcttcgtCCTTTTCTGAGGAAGGTGCTGTCGGTTACAGCTCTGACTCTGAGACGCTAGATctagaggaggctgagggtgcaGTGGGTTACCAGCCGGAATACTCCAAGTTCTGCCGCATGAGCTACCAGGATCCTTCTCAGCTCTCTTGCCTTCCCTACTTAGAGCATGTGGGCCACAATCACACCTACAATATGGCACCCAGTGCCCTTGACTCTGCTGatctaccaccacccagcaccctCAAGAAAGGTAGCAAAGAAAAGCAAGCTGACTTCCTGGACAAGCAGATGAGCCGGGATGAGCACAGAGCCCGAGCCATGAAGATCCCATTCACCAATGACAAAATCATCAACCTACCCGTAGAGGAATTCAATGAGCTGCTGTCCAAATACCAGCTGAGCGAGGCCCAGCTGAGCCTCATCCGGGACATCCGGCGCCGGGGCAAGAACAAGATGGCCGCACAGAACTGCCGCAAGCGCAAGCTGGACACCATCCTGAACCTAGAACGTGATGTGGAGGACTTGCAGCGAGACAAGGCCCGGTTGCTCCGAGAAAAGGTGGAGTTCCTGCGGTCACTGCGACAGATGAAGCAGAAGGTCCAGAGCCTATACCAGGAGGTGTTTGGGCGGCTGCGGGATGAGAACGGGAGGCCCTACTCACCCAGTCAGTATGCGCTTCAGTATGCTGGGGATGGCAGTGTCCTCCTCATCCCTCGCACGATGGCTGACCAGCAGGCCCGGCGACAGGAGAGAAAGCCAAAGGACCGGAGGAAGTGA